In the Acidobacteriota bacterium genome, TTTCTTCCTAACTCCTCCACCGATCTTCGGAAGGGCAAATTCCTTCCCCTTCTCCGTGACCGCCGTGACGATGATCTGCTGTCGCCGAAGGGTATTGATGACGGCTTCCTTGTTGTCAGCCACCATCACTCCCTCTTGCATTTCCTTCCCTCTCACGCGTCCTTTCCATGAATAGGTTGGCATATTTCCCTCCCGTTAAAATGGGTTTACGCCCTGGTCACCCTTGTAGGTCCAGGTTTCGGTGGCGTATAGATGAGCCCAGCACCACGGTTGATCATCTCCTGAAGCTCATCCACGTTATGAGAAACCGACAGGGCCGTTTCCAGAGTGATCTGTTTCTGGAAATAAAGCGTGGCGAGCGATTGGTTGAACGTCTGCATGCCATATTTCAACTGCCCTGTCTGCATGGCTGAGTAAATCTGATGCACCTTGTCTTCCCTGATGAGGTTCCGGATTGCTGCATTGGGAATCATTATCTCCAGAGCCAAGACACGACCATGTCCTCCAGCTTTTGGCAGGAGGCCCTGGCAGAAGATCCCCTCGAGAACAAAGGAAAGCTGGGCTCGGACCTGGGGTTGCTGGTGGAATGGGAAGACATCGATGATTCTGTTGATGGTCTGCGCGGCGGAGTTGGTATGAAGCGTGGCAAATGTGAGATGTCCGGTCTCGGCAATCTTCAACGCCGATTCAATCGTCTCCAGGTCTCTCATCTCACCGATGAGTACGACGTCCGGGTCCTGCCTGAGAACGGAGCGAAGAGCATTTGCAAAAGAATGCGTGTCCGCATGCAGCTCCCTCTGGTTGACGATGCATTTCTTGTGGGAGTGAAGATATTCTATGGGGTCTTCGATGGTTACTATATGCTCATTCCTCTCGCGGTTGATCTTGTCGATCATAGCCGCAAGAGTCGTGGATTTTCCGCTTCCCGTGGGCCCGGTAACAAGAACGAGGCCTCTAGGTTTTTCGCATATCATTGCGGCCGCATCGGGAAGCCCGAGCTCCTTGAAGCTCCTTATCTCCCATGGGATGAGGCGGAAAGCAGCACCTACCGCTCCCCTCTGACTGAAGACGTTGGCCCTGAAACGGGCCAGCCCTTTGATGCCGAAAGAAAAGTCGAGTTCCAGATTCTCTTCGAACCTATGTTTCTGATTATCGGTCAGCACCGAGTAAGCGAGTTGTTTGGTCTCTCCTGCCGTCAATGGCGGAAGTTGAAGCTGGATCAGGACCCCATCTATGCGGATCTGGGGAGGAGAATTAGTTGTGACGTGAAGATCGGTTGCTCCCTGTTCGACCATTGTTTTGAGAAGCTGGTGCAATGTGACTCCCATCTCTTCCTCCTAAAATAGAGATATTACAGAACCGTTTCCCTGACGATCTCCTCGATCGTGGTGATTCCATCTCTCAGCTTCTGGAGGCCACTTTCCCTCAGACTGATCATCCCGTTCTCGATCGCTTTCCTGCGAAGCTCGATGGAGGAAGCGCCGGCCAGGATGAGCTCGCGAATGTCATCCGATAGCTCCATCACCTCGAAGAGTCCCGTCCTTCCCTTATATCCAGTGTTGTTGCAGTTATAGCAACCCTTCCCTTTGTGCATTTTCAACTTCTTCGTCTCCTCATGAGAAAACCCAATGTCCACGAGGACTTGCTGCGGGACCTGGATCTCTTCCTTGCAATCCCTGCATATTTTTCGGATCAGCCTCTGTGCAGCGATCAGGTTGACCGAGGTCGATACGAGGAAGGGTTCGACGCCCATGTTCATCAGTCTGTTGATTGTGCTCGGCGCGTCGTTCGTATGGAGGGTGCTCAGAACAAGGTGGCCCGTCAGCGCGGCTTTCACGGCGATCTCTGCCGTCTCGAAGTCGCGGATCTCACCCACCAGGATGATATTGGGATCCTGTCTCAGAAAGGACCGTAAAGCCGTGGCGAAATTCAGCCCGATCTGCTCCTTCATCTGCACCTGGTTGATCCCGTGGATGTTGAACTCAACCGGATCCTCCGCCGTAAGAATGTTCGTATCCGATGTGTTGAGTTTGTTGATTGAGGAATAAAGCGTATTCGTCTTGCCGCTTCCCGTGGGGCCTGTCACGAGGACCATCCCGTAAGGCTTAAGGATCGCCTTCTCGAACCGTTCAAGCGATTCCGGCTCCATTCCCAGCTTGGTCATGTCAAGCATGAGATTCTCTTTGTCAAGAAGCCTCAGGACGATCTTCTCTCCAAAGAGAGTGGGAAGAACGGAGACCCTGTAGTCCATCTCCTTGTTCTTCCCCTGGATCTTCATCTTAACCTTGATCCTTCCATCCTGGGGAAGCCTCTTCTCCGATATGTCAAGCTTGGCCATGATCTTGATCCTCGAGATGATGGCATC is a window encoding:
- the pilB gene encoding type IV-A pilus assembly ATPase PilB, which translates into the protein MMALKLGQMLIKAGLITEEQLKKALEEQKRSGGKIGYNLVKLGYVSEEDITSFLSEQYGIPSINLRHFEIDEAVIKLIPSEVAQKYLIIPVNRTGATLTIAMTDPTNVFAMDDIKFMSGYNVEPVVASEIAIREAIDQYYGTSHSLELKKVMDEMAEAEAEQLEVLEEEEEIDISKLESASEEAPVVKLVNIILSDSIRKNSSDIHLEPYEKDFRVRFRIDGVLYEMMHPPMQLRDAIISRIKIMAKLDISEKRLPQDGRIKVKMKIQGKNKEMDYRVSVLPTLFGEKIVLRLLDKENLMLDMTKLGMEPESLERFEKAILKPYGMVLVTGPTGSGKTNTLYSSINKLNTSDTNILTAEDPVEFNIHGINQVQMKEQIGLNFATALRSFLRQDPNIILVGEIRDFETAEIAVKAALTGHLVLSTLHTNDAPSTINRLMNMGVEPFLVSTSVNLIAAQRLIRKICRDCKEEIQVPQQVLVDIGFSHEETKKLKMHKGKGCYNCNNTGYKGRTGLFEVMELSDDIRELILAGASSIELRRKAIENGMISLRESGLQKLRDGITTIEEIVRETVL
- a CDS encoding type IV pilus twitching motility protein PilT; its protein translation is MGVTLHQLLKTMVEQGATDLHVTTNSPPQIRIDGVLIQLQLPPLTAGETKQLAYSVLTDNQKHRFEENLELDFSFGIKGLARFRANVFSQRGAVGAAFRLIPWEIRSFKELGLPDAAAMICEKPRGLVLVTGPTGSGKSTTLAAMIDKINRERNEHIVTIEDPIEYLHSHKKCIVNQRELHADTHSFANALRSVLRQDPDVVLIGEMRDLETIESALKIAETGHLTFATLHTNSAAQTINRIIDVFPFHQQPQVRAQLSFVLEGIFCQGLLPKAGGHGRVLALEIMIPNAAIRNLIREDKVHQIYSAMQTGQLKYGMQTFNQSLATLYFQKQITLETALSVSHNVDELQEMINRGAGLIYTPPKPGPTRVTRA